One part of the Candidatus Bathyarchaeota archaeon genome encodes these proteins:
- a CDS encoding CTP synthase yields the protein MVKYIFVTGGVLSSVGKGILTSSIGKMLQARGLKPTVVKIDPYVNIDAGTMNPYMHGEVFVTDDGGETDLDLGWYERFLDLSLKQDNNLTTGTIYRSVIEKERHGDFLGRCVQIVPHITNEIKNRIRNAGKAVNADLVLTEVGGTVGDIEGLPFLEAIRQMRVEEGYENTLYVHVALVPILDVTDEFKTKPLQHSVNELRRIGIQPDTIVARSPKMIDAEALRKIALFGTIPESSVFCSYNAETVYQVPLILDKQGMGDFICQRLGLKCDVKDFAAWQTFVDGMIHPEHEVHIALVGKYAGLSDSYVSMTEALRHGGAACKTKVCISYLEAEKFEREPECLKDLAKFDGVFVPYGFGPRGTEGKIAAAKYARENDIPFLGICYGFQLAVIEFARNVCGLTDANSTEINPDTPYPVIDLMPEQRGVETKGATMRLGAHKVVLQKGSLAHKLYGQEDICERHRHRFEVNLDYIDALKNKGLCFTGKSSDGRRMETLELPDKYFYFASQFHGEFKSRPGRPSPEYFGFIQACINKKLGKPKESLS from the coding sequence ATGGTTAAGTACATTTTCGTAACAGGCGGAGTATTAAGCTCTGTTGGCAAGGGCATTTTAACTTCCTCCATCGGAAAAATGTTACAGGCACGTGGATTAAAACCCACAGTTGTAAAAATCGACCCCTACGTCAACATCGACGCGGGCACGATGAACCCCTACATGCACGGCGAAGTCTTCGTCACCGATGACGGCGGCGAAACCGACCTCGACTTAGGCTGGTACGAACGCTTCTTGGATTTAAGCCTAAAACAAGATAACAACCTCACTACAGGCACCATATACCGCAGTGTAATCGAAAAAGAACGCCACGGCGACTTCTTAGGAAGATGCGTCCAAATCGTACCCCACATAACTAACGAAATAAAGAACCGCATCAGAAACGCAGGCAAAGCCGTTAACGCAGACCTCGTTCTCACGGAGGTAGGCGGCACCGTAGGCGACATCGAAGGCTTACCTTTTCTGGAAGCCATACGACAAATGCGCGTTGAGGAAGGCTACGAAAACACCCTGTACGTCCATGTTGCGTTGGTTCCAATTTTAGATGTTACAGACGAATTTAAGACTAAACCTCTTCAGCACAGCGTCAACGAATTACGACGTATCGGTATCCAACCCGACACCATCGTAGCCCGCAGCCCAAAAATGATTGACGCTGAGGCGCTACGCAAAATCGCCCTGTTCGGCACTATCCCAGAAAGCTCAGTCTTCTGCTCATACAACGCAGAAACAGTCTACCAAGTACCACTCATCTTGGACAAGCAAGGCATGGGCGACTTCATATGCCAACGCCTCGGACTGAAATGTGACGTAAAAGATTTCGCGGCATGGCAAACCTTCGTTGACGGCATGATTCACCCAGAACACGAAGTCCACATAGCATTAGTCGGTAAATACGCTGGCCTCTCAGACAGCTACGTCAGCATGACGGAAGCTCTTCGGCATGGCGGCGCTGCATGCAAAACCAAAGTCTGCATCAGCTACTTAGAAGCAGAGAAGTTTGAACGGGAACCCGAATGCCTAAAAGACCTCGCCAAGTTTGACGGCGTCTTCGTCCCTTACGGCTTTGGCCCAAGAGGAACAGAAGGCAAAATAGCAGCAGCAAAATATGCCCGAGAAAACGACATACCATTCCTCGGCATCTGCTACGGCTTCCAATTAGCAGTTATCGAATTCGCCCGCAACGTATGCGGCTTAACCGATGCTAACAGCACCGAAATCAACCCTGACACGCCATACCCCGTCATCGACCTCATGCCTGAACAACGAGGCGTAGAAACCAAAGGTGCCACCATGCGACTTGGCGCCCACAAGGTCGTTTTACAGAAAGGCAGCTTAGCCCACAAACTTTACGGGCAAGAAGACATCTGTGAACGCCACCGCCACCGATTCGAAGTAAACCTCGACTACATCGACGCCCTCAAAAACAAAGGCTTATGCTTTACAGGTAAAAGCAGCGACGGCAGAAGAATGGAAACCCTCGAGTTGCCCGACAAATACTTCTATTTTGCCTCGCAATTCCACGGCGAATTCAAAAGCCGACCAGGCAGACCATCACCAGAATACTTTGGTTTCATCCAAGCATGCATAAACAAAAAGCTTGGTAAACCCAAAGAATCCCTTTCTTAA
- a CDS encoding zinc-ribbon domain-containing protein: MVYCTKCGALNPDTANNCSNCGASLTDKTYKYVPHRSYERNYPRRQGGGFGLLIAGLFIVIIGVAALLGFTVFWAYFWPLVLILIGIWIILLGVRRNRRYRQL; the protein is encoded by the coding sequence TTGGTTTATTGTACAAAATGCGGTGCACTTAACCCCGATACTGCTAATAACTGCTCTAACTGCGGCGCATCCCTAACAGATAAAACATACAAATATGTACCTCACAGAAGCTACGAGCGAAATTACCCTCGAAGGCAAGGCGGCGGTTTCGGTTTGCTCATAGCAGGCTTATTCATCGTAATCATTGGAGTCGCTGCACTTTTGGGCTTTACTGTGTTTTGGGCGTATTTCTGGCCTCTTGTGCTCATTTTAATCGGCATATGGATCATCTTGTTAGGCGTGAGACGCAACCGCAGGTACAGGCAACTCTGA
- a CDS encoding Lrp/AsnC ligand binding domain-containing protein has translation MPQAYVLINVESGAEEEVVRQLKKIAGVEEAYYSYGVYDIISKIKADSMENLKDMVTRKIRTLNRVRSTLTLIMMEE, from the coding sequence ATGCCACAAGCCTATGTACTAATCAACGTTGAATCAGGCGCAGAAGAAGAAGTAGTTAGACAGCTAAAGAAAATCGCGGGTGTAGAAGAAGCCTACTACTCCTACGGCGTCTACGACATCATCAGCAAAATAAAAGCTGACTCCATGGAGAACCTCAAAGATATGGTTACCCGCAAAATCCGCACCCTCAACCGTGTCAGGTCCACCTTAACTTTAATCATGATGGAAGAATAA
- a CDS encoding flippase-like domain-containing protein, producing MNPAKKSFRPNLIAVILVAGLIAFLFYLVFYVDIAQVAKTLSQTNLVIYSFAFFSYILFTLCSALVWHSLLASLAVKITRRKAFLFTWVGLFFDATVPQLGWSAEVSKTYLLSKDSNIESGRIGASVVGQKIFTMTLTIVALSLGLGLLLVRYSFPLIESLLIGLVLGLSILTLIVVYYVSFKPSATKTLLNWAIKVAVFFRKSWSPQNFQSKAEAMLTSFHASIDQLKAKPKALIQPISYAVVGFAFEVSVMFIAFAALGEPVSVDVVLVVFTLTGTLQTVGLAFVGLPELVMSVTLWQLGIDPSVAVSVALLTRLVNLWFRLVVSYGALQWTGIKVIRQNKQNTTAFVS from the coding sequence ATGAATCCAGCGAAAAAATCGTTCCGACCCAACTTGATTGCAGTAATCTTAGTCGCAGGGTTAATCGCCTTCCTGTTTTACTTGGTTTTCTACGTTGACATTGCCCAAGTCGCAAAAACACTCTCACAAACAAACCTCGTCATCTATTCCTTTGCCTTCTTCAGCTACATCTTGTTTACGTTGTGTTCAGCTCTGGTTTGGCATAGTCTACTAGCCAGTTTGGCAGTTAAAATTACCCGACGTAAAGCGTTTCTCTTTACATGGGTGGGTCTATTCTTTGACGCCACGGTACCGCAGCTCGGCTGGTCTGCGGAAGTGTCCAAAACTTACCTGTTGTCTAAGGATTCCAACATTGAATCGGGGCGAATCGGCGCCTCGGTTGTGGGACAAAAAATCTTCACCATGACCTTGACGATTGTGGCGTTAAGTTTAGGGTTAGGGTTACTGCTTGTTAGGTATTCTTTTCCGTTGATTGAATCCTTGTTGATTGGGTTAGTTTTGGGGCTGTCGATTCTGACTTTAATCGTCGTTTACTACGTCAGTTTCAAGCCCTCTGCAACCAAGACACTACTGAACTGGGCAATTAAAGTAGCAGTGTTTTTCAGAAAAAGCTGGAGCCCACAAAACTTTCAATCCAAAGCCGAAGCGATGCTGACAAGCTTCCATGCAAGTATCGATCAGTTAAAAGCAAAACCCAAAGCTTTGATTCAGCCAATTAGCTACGCAGTTGTGGGGTTTGCGTTTGAAGTCTCGGTCATGTTTATCGCGTTTGCCGCTTTGGGGGAACCTGTGTCGGTGGATGTTGTGCTTGTTGTTTTTACTTTAACTGGAACCCTGCAAACCGTCGGACTGGCTTTTGTTGGCTTACCAGAACTAGTTATGTCAGTGACACTGTGGCAACTTGGAATTGACCCATCTGTCGCTGTTTCTGTTGCGCTTTTGACGCGTCTTGTAAACCTGTGGTTTAGGCTAGTAGTCTCTTACGGAGCCTTACAGTGGACTGGAATAAAGGTCATCAGACAAAACAAACAAAACACTACGGCTTTTGTAAGTTAA
- a CDS encoding Lrp/AsnC ligand binding domain-containing protein, with amino-acid sequence MPTAFVLINTEIGSESDVLKELKKVEGVIENETSAVYGVYDIVARVSADTMDKLKEIVTWRIRKLDKVRSTLTMIVVEDKQ; translated from the coding sequence ATGCCTACAGCGTTTGTGTTGATAAATACCGAGATAGGCTCCGAGTCCGATGTTTTAAAAGAACTCAAAAAAGTTGAAGGCGTGATAGAGAACGAAACATCAGCTGTTTATGGAGTCTACGACATCGTTGCCCGAGTAAGTGCCGACACGATGGATAAACTCAAAGAAATCGTCACTTGGCGAATCAGAAAACTAGACAAAGTCCGCTCGACACTCACAATGATTGTCGTAGAGGACAAACAATAA
- a CDS encoding tRNA(Ile)(2)-agmatinylcytidine synthase — protein MTSLQTMHIGLDDTDSKKGGCTTYLTAVLVEELKKFNVNFLDYPGLIRLNPNVPWKTRGNGALNLRFSYSAEFEEEIKETTVALWEKHSAVNEKGTDPGIVLYKTADVPVELTAFSKRAQTTIVTLKEAMALIKKFGAEALGYNTCRGIIGALAAIGETLQSDYTYELIAYRTAENRGTKRCVDEESIFEMDQKTQPFTFNNVDWEKKRVIITPRGPDPIFFGIRGETPQLVKQAFQMVKTQEPVERWVIFRSNQGTDAHLKPVAKLNQLEPYCSVIAKGAVSQNPRVIPVRHVIFAIKDETAEVDCAAYEPTGDLRKIARQLLVGDEIEVYGAVHKSTVSKPVTVNLEKINILKLTQPFKTENPLCPTCQKRLKSMGKNQGFRCEKCGAKYPDLTKDKSPLFRSLKSGLYVTSTRSQRHLTKPLRRYGQEKTGFEAEKLIEGWHFNS, from the coding sequence TTGACTTCACTACAAACTATGCATATAGGTTTAGATGACACTGACTCAAAAAAAGGAGGCTGCACCACATACCTTACAGCAGTGCTCGTTGAGGAACTCAAAAAATTCAACGTAAACTTCCTCGATTATCCTGGATTGATACGCCTCAACCCCAACGTGCCTTGGAAAACCAGAGGTAACGGCGCCCTAAACCTTAGATTTAGCTACAGCGCCGAGTTCGAGGAAGAAATCAAAGAAACCACAGTAGCGCTCTGGGAGAAGCATTCTGCCGTAAACGAGAAGGGCACAGACCCAGGTATAGTGCTCTACAAAACCGCAGATGTACCAGTGGAATTGACCGCCTTCTCCAAGAGAGCACAAACCACGATTGTGACTCTCAAAGAGGCGATGGCGTTAATCAAAAAATTTGGCGCAGAAGCATTAGGCTACAACACCTGCCGAGGCATCATCGGCGCGTTAGCCGCCATAGGCGAAACACTCCAAAGCGATTATACATACGAATTAATCGCTTACCGAACAGCCGAAAACCGCGGCACCAAACGCTGCGTTGATGAAGAGTCGATTTTTGAGATGGACCAAAAAACCCAACCCTTCACGTTTAACAATGTGGACTGGGAAAAGAAAAGAGTAATCATCACGCCACGCGGACCTGACCCCATCTTTTTTGGCATAAGAGGCGAAACACCCCAATTAGTCAAACAAGCCTTTCAGATGGTTAAGACGCAGGAACCTGTGGAACGCTGGGTCATCTTCCGAAGCAACCAAGGCACAGACGCCCACCTAAAACCCGTAGCGAAACTAAACCAGCTTGAACCCTACTGCTCCGTTATCGCTAAAGGGGCAGTTTCTCAGAATCCGCGGGTTATCCCTGTTCGACACGTCATTTTTGCAATCAAAGATGAAACTGCAGAGGTCGATTGCGCAGCTTATGAACCAACGGGGGATCTGCGTAAAATCGCCAGACAACTTTTGGTGGGCGACGAAATCGAAGTTTATGGTGCAGTGCATAAATCAACAGTATCCAAGCCTGTTACGGTTAATCTCGAAAAAATCAACATACTAAAATTAACTCAACCATTTAAAACAGAAAACCCCCTCTGCCCCACCTGCCAAAAAAGGCTCAAATCAATGGGCAAAAATCAAGGTTTCCGCTGCGAAAAGTGCGGTGCAAAATATCCTGACCTAACAAAAGACAAGAGCCCCTTGTTTCGTTCGCTTAAGTCTGGTTTGTATGTGACATCAACTAGATCTCAGAGGCATCTGACAAAACCGCTTAGACGTTATGGGCAGGAAAAAACGGGTTTTGAAGCTGAAAAGTTGATTGAGGGTTGGCATTTTAACAGTTAA
- a CDS encoding DUF3227 domain-containing protein, with the protein MSSTTQLQINQTIGTENNLETILIDLNIKAHKKTSTFDRLLIDAIESALSKLGNANKQALYTHLEHRFGLNKQAIPQNIEYFTNALEYLFGESALLMQINIMEALRRKFPKFKYTPKDGNLSFISYVENIRGYCHHSS; encoded by the coding sequence ATGAGCAGTACAACACAACTACAAATAAACCAAACCATCGGAACTGAGAATAACCTTGAAACCATACTAATCGACCTCAACATCAAAGCACACAAAAAAACATCCACATTTGACCGCCTACTCATAGACGCAATCGAATCCGCCTTATCTAAACTGGGAAACGCCAACAAACAAGCACTCTACACCCACTTAGAACACCGCTTCGGCCTTAACAAACAAGCAATCCCACAAAACATAGAGTACTTCACAAACGCGCTGGAATACCTCTTCGGGGAAAGCGCTTTACTTATGCAGATAAACATCATGGAAGCGCTTCGCCGAAAATTCCCCAAATTTAAATACACACCCAAAGACGGAAACTTATCCTTCATCAGCTACGTCGAAAACATCCGCGGTTACTGTCATCACTCATCATAA
- the alaS gene encoding alanine--tRNA ligase, which produces MVEKTFPPEAYQLPFFKEEGFIRKHCPKCGEYFWTQNQSQETCGEAGSDECGCYSFLGNPATKKKFTLPEMREAFLSFFEKNGHTRIKPYPVVARWRKDIYLTHASIIDFQPYVTEGIAPPPANPLVISQPSIRLTDISNTGPTFGRHLTIFEMGGAHAFNYPDKEVYWKDDTVRFHQRFATEVLGIPSEEVIYKEGVWVGGGNAGPDVECIVRGLEVGTLVFMQYKVVGDDFIQLPIRTVDTGYGIDRFTWISQGVPSLFQAIYGNLLDKVLSMAGITNVDNGFLAQVAKYSGLVSVDKRANRMVARKRVSELTGIDLATLEKVLVPIENAWAVTDHTKTLSFMLSEGVVPSNIQEGYLARLLFRRVYRLMRTLNMNPADLYDIVEMQADYWAKDFPHIKEMQSEIVEMLKVEEEKFKDTIQRGEGMVKRISTELKAKGSTKLSEDKLAELYDSQGLPPEIVKQAAEKEGVEVEVPENFYALIAKRHMQASKPVEEEEAKAEENLEKIVEQLPATEQLYYADVYLKEFDATVLKVVNGVNVILDRTCFYPEGGGQPHDQGTLTVGDTKFDVVEVQKIGKVIVHKLKTPASFKEGSTVHGMLDWERRYWLMKAHTVTHLINGAARRVLGEHVWQSGTQKGLETSRLDISHYRRLSQEEVHKIETLANQAIAANMKVETTWLPRNDAEARYGFRLYQGGAVPGKDIRVVKTGDWDIEACAGTHLGSTSEVGFVKIVYTERVQDGVERLGYAVGLKALKAVQDQESLLSKVSEVLNAPIEKLDKTAEKVVKELKETQLEKRRLIKELAEKESTATQTQTAEAAAEVEGVSIVKRDFGEVIDINRMLTTATEIIKRNDATVTLFYGSDGKTCRLMVMAGEAAVKKGINAGNIVKEAAPIFGGGGGGRPNFAQGGGTKCDKLAETVQAAEESAKKQLKR; this is translated from the coding sequence ATGGTTGAAAAAACCTTCCCACCAGAAGCCTACCAACTACCATTCTTCAAAGAAGAAGGCTTCATCCGCAAACACTGCCCAAAATGCGGCGAATACTTCTGGACCCAAAACCAAAGTCAAGAAACCTGCGGCGAAGCAGGCAGCGACGAATGCGGCTGCTACAGCTTTCTAGGCAACCCCGCAACAAAAAAGAAGTTTACTCTCCCAGAAATGCGCGAGGCGTTTCTCTCATTCTTCGAGAAAAACGGGCACACACGCATAAAGCCTTACCCCGTTGTGGCGCGTTGGAGAAAAGACATCTACCTCACCCACGCCAGCATAATCGATTTTCAGCCTTATGTAACGGAAGGCATCGCGCCTCCGCCAGCTAATCCGCTGGTGATTTCTCAGCCTTCAATCAGGTTAACCGACATCTCCAACACAGGCCCCACCTTCGGACGCCACTTAACCATATTTGAAATGGGCGGCGCGCACGCATTCAACTACCCAGACAAAGAAGTATACTGGAAAGACGACACTGTCCGCTTCCATCAACGTTTCGCAACCGAAGTCTTAGGCATACCCTCTGAGGAGGTCATCTACAAGGAGGGCGTTTGGGTCGGTGGCGGAAACGCTGGACCTGACGTGGAATGCATCGTTCGCGGTTTAGAAGTGGGGACGCTTGTGTTTATGCAGTATAAGGTGGTCGGTGACGACTTCATCCAGTTACCCATCCGCACCGTAGACACTGGTTATGGCATTGACCGTTTCACGTGGATAAGCCAAGGTGTGCCAAGTCTTTTCCAAGCTATCTACGGGAACCTCCTCGACAAAGTTCTATCTATGGCTGGGATAACTAATGTTGACAACGGTTTCTTAGCTCAAGTTGCTAAGTATTCTGGGCTGGTCAGCGTGGACAAACGCGCCAACCGCATGGTCGCCCGCAAACGTGTCAGTGAACTCACAGGCATCGACCTTGCAACCCTCGAGAAGGTGCTTGTTCCTATAGAGAACGCGTGGGCAGTAACCGACCACACCAAGACACTCAGCTTTATGCTAAGTGAAGGCGTCGTGCCATCCAACATCCAAGAAGGCTACTTGGCGCGGTTGCTGTTCCGCCGAGTCTACCGTTTAATGCGCACCTTAAACATGAACCCCGCTGACCTCTACGACATCGTGGAGATGCAGGCAGATTACTGGGCAAAAGACTTCCCCCACATCAAAGAAATGCAAAGCGAAATCGTCGAAATGCTCAAGGTTGAGGAAGAGAAATTCAAAGACACCATCCAACGCGGCGAAGGCATGGTTAAGCGTATCTCAACTGAACTGAAAGCTAAAGGCTCAACCAAACTCTCTGAGGATAAACTCGCAGAACTCTACGATTCACAGGGGTTGCCGCCAGAAATCGTTAAGCAAGCCGCGGAAAAAGAAGGCGTCGAAGTCGAGGTTCCAGAGAACTTTTATGCCCTAATCGCTAAGCGGCACATGCAGGCATCTAAACCCGTTGAGGAAGAGGAAGCCAAAGCCGAAGAGAATCTGGAAAAAATCGTTGAGCAGCTTCCAGCCACTGAGCAACTCTACTATGCTGACGTTTACCTGAAAGAATTCGACGCCACCGTACTCAAAGTAGTTAACGGCGTCAACGTAATTTTAGATCGCACCTGCTTCTATCCTGAAGGCGGCGGGCAACCCCACGACCAAGGCACCCTAACTGTAGGCGACACCAAATTTGACGTTGTTGAAGTGCAGAAAATCGGCAAAGTAATCGTGCATAAACTCAAAACACCTGCCTCATTCAAAGAAGGCAGCACCGTTCATGGCATGCTGGATTGGGAACGCCGCTACTGGCTAATGAAAGCCCACACGGTAACCCACCTCATCAACGGCGCAGCACGCCGCGTCTTAGGTGAACATGTCTGGCAATCAGGCACCCAGAAAGGTCTTGAAACCTCCCGCCTTGACATCTCACATTACCGCAGGCTCAGCCAAGAAGAAGTTCACAAAATTGAAACCCTTGCAAACCAAGCTATCGCTGCAAACATGAAAGTAGAAACCACTTGGCTACCACGTAACGATGCAGAAGCACGCTACGGATTCCGACTCTATCAAGGTGGCGCGGTTCCAGGCAAAGATATTCGGGTCGTAAAAACGGGCGATTGGGACATTGAAGCCTGTGCAGGCACACATTTGGGTAGCACCAGCGAGGTGGGATTTGTCAAAATCGTCTACACCGAGCGGGTACAGGACGGCGTGGAAAGGTTGGGCTATGCAGTTGGGCTCAAAGCACTCAAAGCGGTTCAGGATCAAGAAAGCTTGCTCAGTAAAGTCTCTGAAGTCCTCAATGCGCCAATCGAAAAACTGGACAAAACAGCTGAAAAAGTCGTCAAGGAACTAAAAGAAACGCAGCTTGAGAAGCGGCGTTTAATTAAGGAACTGGCAGAAAAAGAGAGCACCGCAACTCAGACCCAAACTGCGGAAGCGGCTGCTGAAGTTGAAGGTGTAAGCATCGTTAAAAGGGACTTCGGCGAAGTTATCGACATCAACCGCATGCTAACGACCGCCACGGAGATAATCAAACGCAACGACGCCACAGTCACCTTGTTCTATGGCTCAGACGGGAAAACTTGCAGGCTCATGGTAATGGCAGGCGAAGCTGCAGTCAAGAAAGGAATCAACGCAGGCAACATCGTTAAGGAGGCGGCACCGATTTTTGGCGGTGGTGGAGGCGGAAGACCCAACTTTGCTCAGGGCGGCGGCACAAAATGCGACAAACTCGCCGAAACCGTGCAAGCCGCTGAAGAGTCAGCTAAAAAGCAGCTCAAGCGTTAG
- a CDS encoding iron ABC transporter permease: MVDQNTINPLTKNGTTDLEAEKKKYRRLTAKRVTFIVASVILLLVVAGIALALGSANMSFLDAYTAILARAFPDVFHVSSLADNVVWNLRLPRILLAIFAGAALAMSGTTTQAILRNPIATPYTLGVSAGAGLGAAIGIILNSGFTEGRFLIIGNAFIFSLIPVAVILLLVKRKGASPETMILAGIAMVYIFNACTTILQYFAESNAVSATVFWLVGDLSRAAWWQLPYIVVVLVACFVINLKLSWDLNVMRMGDDSAKSLGADVDRTRKIILILACLCTATVVSFTGAIGFICLVAPHICRAVIGGDQRYLIVSSTLFGAILLLVADIVARNLLAPVILPVGAITAFLGGPLLLYLLVRRRRNQ, from the coding sequence ATGGTGGACCAAAACACAATAAACCCCCTAACCAAAAACGGCACAACTGATTTGGAGGCCGAAAAGAAGAAGTACCGCCGCTTAACGGCTAAACGGGTCACATTCATCGTTGCCTCAGTAATTTTGCTCCTTGTCGTTGCTGGCATCGCTTTAGCTCTCGGTTCGGCAAATATGTCTTTTCTGGACGCTTACACCGCAATTTTAGCAAGGGCTTTTCCAGACGTTTTCCACGTAAGCTCCTTAGCCGATAATGTAGTGTGGAACCTGAGACTTCCCCGCATTTTGCTTGCGATTTTTGCTGGAGCAGCGTTAGCAATGAGTGGAACTACCACCCAGGCGATTCTACGCAACCCTATAGCAACGCCTTACACGTTAGGTGTCTCCGCAGGTGCAGGCTTAGGCGCAGCCATAGGCATAATACTGAATTCAGGCTTTACAGAAGGCAGATTCCTAATAATCGGGAACGCCTTTATTTTCTCCCTCATTCCGGTCGCAGTGATCTTACTGTTAGTCAAACGCAAAGGTGCTTCCCCTGAAACCATGATTCTAGCTGGAATAGCGATGGTCTACATATTCAACGCTTGCACGACAATTCTGCAGTACTTCGCTGAGTCCAACGCTGTAAGTGCCACAGTGTTCTGGTTGGTCGGTGATTTGTCGAGGGCTGCGTGGTGGCAACTTCCCTACATTGTGGTGGTGCTTGTAGCGTGTTTTGTGATTAATCTTAAGCTCTCCTGGGACCTCAACGTCATGAGGATGGGAGACGACTCCGCCAAAAGCTTAGGTGCAGACGTTGACCGCACCAGAAAAATAATTTTGATACTGGCATGTCTCTGTACCGCTACTGTGGTTAGCTTCACTGGCGCCATCGGTTTCATCTGTTTGGTTGCACCCCACATTTGCCGCGCGGTAATAGGGGGCGACCAAAGATACCTAATAGTTTCATCCACCTTGTTTGGGGCGATTTTGCTCTTAGTGGCAGACATAGTGGCTAGAAACTTGCTTGCTCCAGTAATCTTGCCTGTAGGGGCGATAACCGCGTTTCTAGGCGGACCGCTACTGCTCTATCTGCTGGTAAGACGGAGAAGAAACCAATGA
- a CDS encoding methyltransferase domain-containing protein, protein MIVNWSELRREMLIETQRIDFCKPAYWDKEADNFNQNVSQMKELTKQQLDRIPLLPQYTVLDVGAGTGRLTIPIAKRVQSVTALEPSPKMLDKLKANAKKQHIVNIKYVNNSLDDLDISALGTHDIVTASFSLFMLDMEGALQKMDALASVGVYLFVSASEWMDTEIHDIVFGEGKSSPVLPDSVYMCNILHDIGINFNVDVWDFESKQSYSDLESATARFMQLYHVPAEKQAELRSYLKKSLVQDEKGKFWLNRKRKAAMIWWTKTQ, encoded by the coding sequence ATGATTGTAAATTGGTCTGAGCTTAGACGAGAAATGCTAATAGAAACTCAAAGGATCGATTTTTGTAAACCCGCATATTGGGATAAAGAAGCAGACAACTTTAACCAAAACGTTTCCCAAATGAAAGAATTGACAAAACAGCAATTAGACCGCATACCTTTGCTGCCGCAATATACAGTTTTAGATGTGGGCGCTGGCACAGGCAGGCTAACAATTCCCATAGCCAAACGTGTCCAAAGTGTAACCGCATTAGAGCCATCTCCAAAGATGCTGGATAAACTAAAAGCTAACGCAAAAAAACAACATATCGTCAACATAAAATATGTCAATAATTCGTTAGACGATTTAGACATATCTGCACTTGGAACTCATGATATTGTGACTGCTTCGTTTTCCCTTTTTATGCTTGACATGGAGGGGGCACTGCAAAAAATGGATGCTCTCGCCTCGGTCGGGGTTTACCTTTTTGTTTCTGCTTCCGAGTGGATGGATACGGAGATACACGACATCGTTTTTGGCGAGGGCAAATCTAGCCCCGTATTGCCCGATAGTGTTTATATGTGTAACATTCTGCACGATATCGGCATAAACTTCAACGTAGATGTTTGGGATTTTGAGTCAAAACAATCCTACAGCGACTTAGAATCTGCAACCGCACGGTTCATGCAACTTTATCATGTACCCGCCGAGAAGCAGGCAGAATTAAGAAGCTACCTCAAGAAGAGTTTGGTGCAGGATGAGAAAGGAAAATTCTGGTTAAACCGCAAAAGGAAGGCAGCCATGATATGGTGGACCAAAACACAATAA